One Nitrosopumilus piranensis genomic region harbors:
- a CDS encoding ammonia monooxygenase, translated as MVWLRRCTHYLFIVVVAVNSTLLTINAGDYIFYTDWAWTSYTVFSISQTLMLIVGATYYLTFTGVPGTATYYALIMTVYTWIAKAAWFSLGYPYDFIVTPVWLPSAMLLDLVYWATKKNKHSLILFGGVLVGMSLPLFNMVNLITVADPLETAFKYPRPTLPPYMTPIEPQVGKFYNSPVALGAGAGAVLGCTFAALGCKLNTWTYRWMAAWSKWD; from the coding sequence ATGGTCTGGTTAAGACGATGTACACACTACTTGTTCATAGTAGTGGTTGCAGTTAACTCTACACTGTTAACAATTAATGCAGGAGACTACATCTTCTACACTGACTGGGCTTGGACTTCGTACACGGTATTCTCAATATCGCAAACGTTGATGCTTATTGTAGGTGCAACATATTACCTAACATTTACAGGCGTTCCAGGCACAGCAACGTACTACGCTCTGATTATGACAGTATACACATGGATAGCAAAAGCCGCATGGTTTTCACTCGGTTATCCATATGACTTCATTGTAACACCAGTTTGGTTACCATCAGCAATGCTGTTGGACTTAGTCTACTGGGCAACAAAGAAGAACAAGCACTCCTTGATACTGTTCGGCGGCGTACTGGTAGGAATGTCGTTACCATTGTTCAACATGGTAAACCTGATAACAGTAGCAGACCCACTTGAAACGGCATTCAAATATCCAAGACCAACATTGCCACCATACATGACACCGATAGAACCTCAGGTAGGTAAGTTCTATAACAGCCCAGTCGCTCTCGGTGCAGGTGCAGGTGCAGTTTTGGGATGTACATTTGCAGCATTAGGTTGTAAACTCAATACTTGGACTTACAGATGGATGGCCGCTTGGTCAAAGTGGGACTAA
- a CDS encoding methane monooxygenase/ammonia monooxygenase subunit C: MAQMPALIPKEVEIQRLKKIWLIVIAMGSTAASVEVDNFVDGSLHQTSIRDSAFTPAHWWLYSHFVALPLGWGSAAIYDRKVPVLRGPNNSMNTGLKMTILGYLATMFTIGVNEMWHFWFVEEIFAVPNHWMFNMGVVVAFMGALAYVVRVYARLVELGAETPGENPYVAEMYKMALEGKLYSRSIP, from the coding sequence ATGGCACAGATGCCCGCATTAATCCCAAAAGAAGTTGAGATTCAGAGACTTAAGAAAATCTGGCTCATCGTCATTGCTATGGGATCTACCGCAGCATCAGTCGAAGTAGATAACTTCGTTGATGGTTCTCTACATCAGACATCTATCAGAGATAGTGCATTTACACCAGCACACTGGTGGCTATATTCACACTTTGTAGCTTTACCACTTGGATGGGGTTCAGCAGCAATCTATGATAGAAAAGTTCCAGTTCTCAGAGGTCCAAATAATTCAATGAACACAGGTTTGAAGATGACCATTCTTGGTTACTTAGCAACTATGTTTACAATTGGAGTCAATGAGATGTGGCACTTCTGGTTTGTAGAAGAAATCTTTGCAGTTCCAAATCACTGGATGTTTAACATGGGTGTTGTAGTAGCATTCATGGGTGCACTTGCGTACGTAGTCAGAGTATATGCTAGACTCGTAGAGTTAGGTGCAGAAACTCCAGGAGAGAACCCATATGTCGCAGAGATGTACAAGATGGCCTTAGAAGGCAAATTGTACAGTAGATCAATTCCATAG
- a CDS encoding methane monooxygenase/ammonia monooxygenase subunit B yields MVEKKIFVFGLAVVLALGTLGFNWVESILPTADAHGVQAQLQSRFIRIEDETFNRQSLQTGETLTLQGTLVSLVERDLRGWISIFSESTNAGNRWEMLARDPPGNVFDIPGNSIVEYSLSAKALEAGVYHVHTQLNVAQVGPGLGPGQTVVVEGEPIIKPIPYTNIAYQSILIGVGYVITFATRPWQVI; encoded by the coding sequence ATGGTCGAAAAAAAGATTTTCGTATTCGGACTAGCTGTCGTACTTGCACTAGGAACTTTAGGTTTCAACTGGGTTGAATCCATACTTCCAACTGCAGATGCACACGGTGTCCAAGCACAACTCCAGAGTCGTTTCATCAGAATTGAAGATGAAACCTTTAACAGACAATCCCTGCAAACTGGCGAAACCTTGACACTTCAAGGAACATTAGTCAGCCTTGTAGAAAGAGACCTTAGAGGATGGATTTCCATTTTCTCAGAGTCAACTAACGCAGGTAACAGATGGGAGATGCTCGCTAGAGATCCACCAGGAAACGTCTTTGACATTCCAGGAAACTCTATCGTAGAATATTCACTATCTGCAAAAGCACTTGAAGCAGGTGTATACCACGTACACACCCAACTCAATGTAGCCCAAGTTGGTCCAGGACTCGGTCCAGGTCAAACAGTTGTCGTTGAAGGAGAACCAATTATCAAACCAATCCCATATACCAACATTGCATATCAATCAATTTTGATTGGCGTTGGATATGTCATTACGTTTGCAACACGACCCTGGCAAGTAATCTAA
- a CDS encoding 30S ribosomal protein S15 — protein sequence MGRMHTHRHGKSHSIRPATLRAPSWITQSPADVEELVIKYSKDGLTPSQIGIKLRDQHSIPLIKPITKKTIGEILEENDLKAEMPEDLENIVKKAVGLQKHLKANKGDRRNVRSLELIEAKVHRLSVYYKKIGRIPATWKYKSVVAQLE from the coding sequence ATGGGAAGAATGCACACACATAGACATGGCAAGTCACATTCTATTAGACCAGCTACACTACGTGCACCTTCATGGATCACACAAAGTCCTGCAGACGTTGAAGAATTAGTAATAAAATATTCCAAAGACGGATTAACTCCTAGTCAAATTGGAATTAAACTAAGAGACCAACATTCAATCCCACTAATCAAACCAATTACAAAAAAGACAATTGGGGAAATTTTAGAAGAAAATGATTTGAAAGCAGAAATGCCTGAAGATCTTGAAAATATTGTCAAAAAAGCAGTAGGTCTTCAAAAACACCTCAAAGCCAACAAAGGAGACAGAAGAAATGTCAGATCTTTGGAATTAATTGAAGCCAAAGTTCACAGATTATCAGTGTATTACAAAAAGATTGGCAGAATCCCAGCAACCTGGAAATATAAATCCGTGGTAGCTCAATTAGAGTAA
- a CDS encoding single-stranded-DNA-specific exonuclease RecJ, with product MTKSLDESLSFFKDRVSDCIRSKKSIFVTTHIDCDGLTSGSIITKALIREGANCTVRTSKEFSKNVVESFKTDSRDFHIVTDLGGGFAKNLNETLGDNWIVLDHHQIPDEEIDNQNVINAWKYGIDGGKEICAGGMAYLASMALDEKNSDLSSIAVVSALGDRQDQGERKSFTGKNFEIANTAEGQGLVEMDLDLLLVGRETRSLPDALAFTSQPFIEGLTWNRDACLSLLNSSGIQLKDGGRWRVPAELNEEEKRLVIESITKFTSGKNATEIMSELIGYTYTFPREDKRSFLRDGREFSTMLNSCGRINRSGVGMAICMGDRNKILREGETILTDYRKMIREYMNILSNERWRISESETCVMVNGEDIVPETMTGTISSLIAGAPKNSGKIVILRTKGEENTIKFSSRKSFGCKSDINLSELMRTGAEKFDGIGGGHDAAAGAKITKDKLDDFLNYLEVNVVNVSSAGSSQ from the coding sequence ATGACAAAATCACTTGATGAGTCACTTTCGTTTTTCAAAGATAGAGTTTCAGATTGTATAAGATCAAAAAAATCAATTTTTGTTACAACCCATATTGATTGTGATGGATTAACATCTGGAAGTATTATTACCAAAGCCCTAATCAGAGAAGGGGCAAATTGTACTGTTAGAACATCAAAGGAATTTAGCAAAAATGTTGTAGAATCTTTTAAAACAGATTCTAGAGATTTCCACATAGTAACAGATCTAGGAGGAGGTTTTGCAAAGAACCTCAATGAGACATTAGGAGATAATTGGATTGTACTAGATCATCATCAGATTCCAGATGAAGAGATAGATAATCAAAATGTCATTAATGCATGGAAATATGGAATTGATGGCGGAAAGGAAATTTGTGCAGGTGGCATGGCATATCTTGCATCCATGGCACTAGATGAAAAGAACTCTGATTTGTCATCCATAGCAGTTGTTTCGGCATTAGGAGATAGACAAGATCAGGGAGAGAGAAAATCATTTACAGGAAAGAATTTTGAAATTGCCAATACTGCAGAAGGGCAAGGATTAGTGGAGATGGATTTAGACCTATTATTGGTTGGAAGAGAAACAAGATCCCTTCCAGACGCCCTTGCTTTTACATCACAGCCATTTATTGAAGGATTAACATGGAATAGAGATGCTTGTCTTTCACTTCTAAATTCATCTGGAATCCAGCTAAAAGATGGAGGTAGGTGGAGAGTTCCTGCAGAATTAAATGAAGAAGAAAAGAGACTAGTCATTGAATCAATTACAAAGTTCACATCTGGAAAAAACGCTACTGAAATAATGTCAGAATTAATTGGATACACATACACATTTCCAAGAGAAGACAAAAGGAGTTTTCTGAGAGATGGTAGAGAATTTTCAACTATGCTAAACTCTTGTGGAAGAATCAATCGTTCTGGGGTTGGAATGGCAATCTGTATGGGGGATAGAAACAAGATCCTAAGAGAAGGAGAAACCATTTTGACAGATTATAGAAAGATGATTAGAGAATACATGAATATTTTATCAAATGAGAGATGGAGGATATCAGAAAGTGAGACATGTGTTATGGTAAATGGTGAAGATATTGTCCCTGAAACTATGACAGGAACAATTTCATCCCTAATTGCAGGTGCTCCAAAGAATTCAGGAAAAATTGTAATTTTGAGAACAAAGGGAGAAGAAAATACGATCAAATTCTCATCAAGAAAATCATTTGGATGCAAATCAGATATCAATCTAAGTGAACTGATGAGGACAGGTGCTGAGAAATTTGACGGAATAGGAGGAGGTCATGATGCAGCTGCTGGAGCAAAAATAACTAAAGACAAATTGGATGACTTTCTCAATTATTTAGAAGTAAATGTCGTTAACGTGTCAAGTGCAGGTAGTTCTCAATAA
- a CDS encoding KEOPS complex subunit Pcc1: MSLTCQVQVVLNNISKEKAETVKKALEPDNVDFPEGLSLYVENVDNKLVFNFESKKNMKQLIGTIDEVLEHVQVALKVIE, translated from the coding sequence ATGTCGTTAACGTGTCAAGTGCAGGTAGTTCTCAATAATATTTCAAAAGAAAAGGCAGAAACTGTCAAAAAAGCACTAGAGCCAGATAATGTGGACTTTCCAGAAGGATTGAGTCTTTATGTTGAAAATGTTGATAACAAACTAGTTTTTAATTTCGAAAGTAAGAAGAACATGAAACAGCTAATTGGAACCATAGATGAAGTGTTAGAACATGTTCAAGTTGCACTAAAGGTGATCGAATAA
- the serS gene encoding serine--tRNA ligase, giving the protein MLDPKIIKEKPQIIRDMLKSRAVDFDLDGLIEADQKRREFIIKTDELRKKKNQIGIQIAQKKKAGENTTQILNEMVQVSSDLEKLESQQEDIKNKYSKLALTIPNLVHESVPVGADDTANKEVRKWGEIPKFDFKINDHIDMSENLDLVDLERAAKVAGARFYYLKNDLVRLNQSLIHFALDFLAQKEYSLVQPPYMINRESMEGAVIADDFEEVIYKVEEEDLYMIGTSEHAMAAMHSKEIIEGKDLPIRYAGVSPCFRKEAGAHGRDQKGIFRVHQFDKIEQFVFSRPEDSWSEHEKMLAVAEEFYQKLEIPHRVMLLSTGDMGKISAKTYDIEAWMAGQNSYREIVSCSNCLDYQARRLKIRFRDKTNEDTQYLHTLNSTLVATTRILVSIMENFQTKDGHIKIPHVLQSYMGNQKEI; this is encoded by the coding sequence ATGTTAGATCCCAAAATAATCAAAGAAAAACCACAGATTATCAGAGATATGCTCAAGTCAAGGGCAGTAGATTTTGATTTAGATGGATTAATTGAGGCAGATCAAAAAAGGCGAGAATTTATCATAAAAACAGATGAACTAAGAAAAAAGAAAAATCAAATAGGAATTCAAATAGCTCAGAAGAAAAAAGCAGGTGAAAACACAACTCAGATTTTAAATGAGATGGTTCAAGTTTCATCGGATTTAGAAAAACTAGAATCACAACAAGAAGATATTAAAAACAAGTATTCAAAGTTGGCATTAACAATTCCAAATCTTGTTCATGAATCGGTTCCAGTGGGGGCAGATGATACTGCTAACAAAGAAGTTAGAAAGTGGGGCGAGATTCCAAAATTTGATTTTAAGATAAATGATCACATAGACATGTCTGAAAATTTGGATTTAGTTGATTTAGAGAGAGCTGCCAAAGTAGCAGGTGCTAGATTTTATTATCTGAAAAATGATTTGGTAAGACTAAACCAATCATTAATCCATTTTGCTTTAGATTTTCTTGCACAGAAAGAATATTCTCTTGTGCAGCCACCATACATGATTAATCGTGAATCAATGGAGGGGGCAGTAATTGCAGATGATTTTGAAGAGGTAATCTACAAAGTCGAAGAAGAGGATCTTTACATGATTGGAACATCAGAACACGCCATGGCAGCAATGCACTCAAAGGAGATCATAGAAGGAAAAGATCTCCCTATTAGATATGCTGGAGTAAGCCCATGTTTTAGAAAAGAGGCAGGGGCACATGGAAGAGATCAAAAAGGAATTTTCAGAGTTCACCAGTTTGATAAAATTGAACAATTTGTCTTCTCAAGACCAGAGGACTCATGGAGCGAGCATGAAAAAATGCTAGCAGTGGCTGAAGAGTTTTATCAAAAATTAGAAATCCCACACAGAGTTATGCTGTTGTCAACTGGAGATATGGGGAAAATTTCAGCTAAAACATATGATATTGAAGCATGGATGGCAGGACAAAATTCCTATAGAGAGATTGTGTCATGCTCAAACTGTTTAGATTACCAAGCAAGAAGATTGAAGATCAGATTTAGAGACAAAACAAATGAAGATACACAATACTTGCATACACTAAACAGTACACTAGTGGCCACAACCAGAATACTAGTATCAATAATGGAGAATTTTCAGACAAAAGATGGACATATCAAAATCCCTCATGTTTTACAGAGTTACATGGGAAATCAGAAAGAGATCTAG
- a CDS encoding 30S ribosomal protein S3ae: MARRKGRVKDKWREKRWVTVNAPDSFNNVPIAYVPITDDENAAGRVLEVTLYDILKGDPSQHQYKIYFQINKVDGDKASTIFKRFEYSKEFLRSLVRRGSSKINFIIDVKTKDGYIFRIKVIALTHRQLNTSRKHALRLIARDVINKQVPDMTIEQFVQATCYSKINSDIMAAFKKVIRVRHVGLEKVKLIRTAEKETVLLEA, translated from the coding sequence TTGGCACGTAGAAAAGGCAGAGTAAAAGACAAGTGGCGAGAAAAACGCTGGGTTACTGTTAATGCCCCAGATTCATTTAACAATGTACCAATTGCATATGTTCCAATTACCGATGATGAAAATGCTGCAGGTCGAGTTTTAGAAGTTACACTATATGATATTCTAAAAGGGGATCCTTCACAACATCAATACAAAATCTATTTCCAAATTAACAAAGTTGATGGAGACAAAGCATCAACAATTTTCAAGAGATTTGAGTATTCAAAAGAATTCTTGCGCAGTTTAGTAAGACGTGGTTCATCAAAGATTAATTTCATTATTGATGTAAAGACAAAAGATGGATACATCTTTAGAATTAAAGTAATTGCACTAACCCATAGACAACTTAACACATCTAGAAAACACGCACTTAGATTAATTGCAAGAGATGTAATTAACAAGCAAGTACCAGACATGACAATTGAGCAATTTGTTCAAGCCACATGTTATAGTAAGATCAATTCAGACATTATGGCAGCATTCAAGAAAGTAATTAGAGTAAGACATGTAGGGCTTGAAAAAGTAAAACTCATCAGAACTGCTGAGAAAGAAACAGTTTTGCTTGAAGCATAA
- a CDS encoding RNA-binding domain-containing protein, translating to MSDKIEITIDVIIHATEDISKIFQAFEVLELKEDDFTINETAGHFDNPIMLLNAKIIKKQALNFIKKLVELLPSEQIDELINDIEERTVDSRFHMRLDKQELVKGNITVSEKDTIKIKIHTPIYNKKNTIKTFTEIFQIAN from the coding sequence ATGAGTGACAAGATAGAGATTACAATTGATGTAATAATTCATGCTACAGAAGATATTTCAAAAATTTTCCAAGCTTTTGAAGTGTTAGAACTTAAAGAAGATGATTTTACCATTAATGAGACAGCAGGCCATTTTGATAATCCAATAATGTTGCTTAATGCAAAAATTATCAAAAAACAGGCTCTAAATTTTATAAAAAAATTGGTAGAACTATTACCATCTGAGCAAATTGATGAATTAATCAACGACATTGAAGAGAGAACAGTTGATTCAAGATTTCATATGAGATTAGACAAGCAGGAATTAGTGAAAGGTAATATCACTGTAAGTGAAAAAGACACAATAAAAATAAAAATTCATACACCCATTTACAATAAAAAAAATACTATCAAAACATTTACTGAAATTTTTCAAATTGCCAACTAG
- a CDS encoding NAD(P)/FAD-dependent oxidoreductase yields the protein MADYDVIIAGGGLAGTITAQAISHYTNQNSKILVVDRNAEFLPGRKSLAGWVCGDACSKEAVDFMAERIKVQWTRPEIEHDVKGVMAFSPDKETAIPFDGAGYMLNRQKLPEIQNERCKKAGIDFEYEINLTGLIYDGQQVVGVQGLDNKTKQPFKKTAKIVIDATGVTSMLRNGLKNSTKVEKRIDRRDLESTGRYIMYFEPGQKDLTEFDPDYCIIHLDQDIAPGGYGWVFPKAENKVNIGLGVEKSLLERRNKRLDKKDNVESLMKEYLNRNTVIKNPKLSEDPEDINNNSGIFQVSVRRQNDCMVSAGYMMVGDSAWMPKPIDAGGIGPALIAGTILGKNVAAALEANDVSEASLWQYNLDFIKEYGYKTAGLELFRRLVQQMSNEQISYGMKHFLGNLDVESISKGEHPDFSGLGKIGMIIRGAMNKTVADGLRYTSKENQWLVEHYYNYPKDPSGFDEWNKTLHQRLDAAFTKVEAFGK from the coding sequence TTGGCAGATTATGATGTAATAATTGCAGGCGGAGGTCTTGCAGGTACAATTACAGCACAAGCTATTTCCCATTATACAAATCAAAATTCCAAAATTTTAGTTGTTGATAGAAATGCAGAGTTTTTGCCAGGTAGAAAATCACTTGCTGGGTGGGTATGTGGAGACGCTTGCTCAAAAGAGGCAGTGGACTTTATGGCAGAGAGAATCAAGGTGCAATGGACCAGACCAGAGATTGAACACGACGTAAAAGGAGTCATGGCATTTTCGCCAGATAAGGAAACTGCAATCCCATTTGATGGTGCAGGATACATGTTAAATCGTCAAAAACTTCCAGAGATTCAAAACGAAAGATGTAAGAAAGCTGGAATTGATTTTGAATATGAAATTAATCTTACAGGTCTAATTTATGATGGACAACAAGTTGTTGGAGTTCAAGGATTAGATAACAAAACAAAGCAACCATTTAAGAAAACGGCAAAAATTGTCATTGATGCTACCGGAGTAACTTCCATGCTCAGAAATGGATTAAAAAATTCAACGAAGGTAGAAAAAAGAATCGATAGACGAGATTTGGAATCTACTGGCAGATACATTATGTATTTTGAACCAGGACAAAAAGATCTAACGGAATTTGATCCTGATTACTGTATTATTCATTTAGACCAAGATATAGCACCAGGTGGATATGGATGGGTATTTCCTAAAGCAGAAAACAAAGTCAATATAGGTTTAGGAGTTGAAAAATCACTTTTAGAAAGAAGGAACAAACGACTGGACAAAAAAGACAATGTAGAGTCTTTAATGAAAGAGTATCTGAATAGAAATACCGTCATTAAAAATCCAAAACTTTCGGAGGATCCTGAAGACATTAACAATAATTCTGGAATCTTCCAAGTTTCAGTTAGAAGACAAAATGATTGCATGGTTTCTGCAGGATACATGATGGTTGGAGATTCTGCATGGATGCCAAAACCAATTGATGCAGGAGGAATTGGTCCAGCACTAATTGCAGGAACTATTTTAGGGAAAAATGTAGCAGCAGCACTAGAGGCAAATGATGTTTCAGAAGCAAGTTTATGGCAGTATAATTTAGATTTCATCAAAGAATATGGATACAAAACTGCAGGTCTAGAATTGTTTAGAAGACTAGTTCAACAGATGTCAAATGAGCAAATTAGTTATGGTATGAAACACTTTTTGGGAAACCTTGATGTTGAGTCAATCAGCAAAGGTGAGCATCCAGACTTTTCAGGATTAGGAAAAATTGGAATGATAATTAGAGGTGCAATGAATAAGACAGTTGCAGACGGATTAAGATACACATCAAAAGAAAACCAATGGTTAGTAGAGCACTATTATAATTATCCAAAAGATCCATCTGGTTTTGATGAATGGAATAAAACACTTCATCAAAGACTTGATGCAGCATTTACAAAAGTAGAAGCATTTGGAAAATAG
- a CDS encoding AAA family ATPase yields MEEVQYLDWNNSIQTLNKAYDAGLFVLIIGPKGTGKTSLVRDFAKSKETNLESINFSLRTRESHLVGTKTLTDGTVSFDEGLLIKSMREGSILYLDEINSAEADVLLRLDEALDDRRQIVLKEATGEIVKAKKEWFVVATINPLTHSGTKELPPQLLSRFPVRIRLEYPPEKIELEIVKKHVSGEHDSEIIQAIKLANTLRQAAAVEELFYSPSLRETIAFAKLLDGGMSPKEAANFVFGNVYTQWGDIEYQKVSDIITSMFGN; encoded by the coding sequence TTGGAGGAAGTTCAATATCTTGATTGGAATAATTCAATTCAAACTCTCAACAAGGCATATGATGCAGGTCTTTTTGTCCTCATTATAGGGCCAAAGGGTACAGGAAAGACATCACTAGTTAGGGATTTTGCAAAAAGCAAGGAAACCAATTTAGAATCAATAAATTTTAGTCTCAGAACAAGAGAGAGTCATTTGGTTGGAACCAAAACACTCACAGATGGAACCGTAAGTTTTGATGAAGGGCTTTTGATAAAATCAATGAGAGAAGGAAGCATATTGTACTTGGATGAAATTAATTCTGCAGAAGCAGATGTTTTGTTGAGATTAGATGAAGCATTAGATGACAGACGACAAATTGTATTAAAGGAAGCTACAGGGGAAATTGTAAAAGCAAAAAAAGAGTGGTTTGTTGTTGCTACAATTAATCCATTAACACATAGTGGAACAAAAGAACTACCGCCACAACTTTTGAGTAGATTTCCAGTTAGAATAAGACTAGAATACCCACCTGAAAAAATAGAATTAGAGATAGTGAAAAAACATGTATCTGGAGAACATGATTCAGAAATAATTCAAGCAATTAAACTAGCTAACACATTAAGACAAGCAGCAGCCGTTGAAGAATTGTTTTATTCCCCAAGTCTAAGAGAGACAATTGCTTTTGCAAAATTACTAGATGGTGGGATGTCTCCAAAGGAAGCGGCCAATTTTGTTTTTGGTAATGTTTACACACAATGGGGAGATATAGAATATCAAAAAGTTAGTGACATCATTACCTCTATGTTTGGAAATTAA
- a CDS encoding vWA domain-containing protein, with amino-acid sequence MQSVKLQNESIVEIATFLVRRWSERDNIFVEISDKVETKTRLNENKVILTPLEKRIGSDFQKYRQFRTSLWYEAMRIKFCKKILSNDHAFGFILNTMETRRIEELGRKVWRGMDNEIIFNYAYMLVSRPQLHTVYGKARIVEAFYQYFMFGAIKGEIQSSHFEKIKRADTFAKKIVDKTIKENFDTEWLEKNVSEIINILEIDSLLTIPVSLPFMKVGMPLSEEELLRVLKIVSKNKESDFGSVDPSAILRGDNVIDEYNVLLDEDKKTENKGLMPEAIGIQTPSTRNVDETTIYDMSLINGLKTKFKEWKTGWKEQHLSSGDEFDEENYIEGNEPFFTDIKKSIKTKIVILLDHSSSISSDAIEYKKATLALCEVLAYLKVKFAVYAFSTENRSVVCWSIKPDNMKWNNVTAKRLAQIVANGSTPLAEVYDKMFPVLQSKRPDIFLTLTDGEPSDPDAVRNMTKSLKGLGISMAALGLGPNTVRATTIANNLRHLGYEKTMAVSRLRDIPNKVIKILDI; translated from the coding sequence ATGCAATCAGTCAAGCTTCAAAACGAATCAATAGTAGAAATTGCCACATTTCTTGTAAGACGATGGTCTGAGAGAGACAATATTTTCGTAGAAATTTCAGATAAGGTTGAAACAAAAACAAGACTAAATGAAAATAAAGTAATCTTAACCCCACTAGAAAAAAGAATTGGAAGTGATTTTCAAAAATATAGGCAATTTAGAACGTCGTTGTGGTATGAGGCAATGAGAATAAAGTTTTGTAAAAAAATTCTCAGCAATGATCATGCATTTGGCTTCATTCTAAACACAATGGAAACCAGACGAATTGAGGAATTAGGCAGAAAAGTGTGGAGAGGAATGGATAATGAAATTATCTTCAATTATGCCTACATGCTTGTTTCCAGGCCCCAATTGCACACAGTTTATGGAAAAGCGAGGATAGTTGAGGCATTTTATCAATACTTTATGTTTGGCGCAATCAAAGGGGAAATACAATCTAGTCATTTTGAAAAAATAAAGAGGGCAGATACATTTGCTAAAAAAATTGTTGACAAGACTATAAAAGAAAATTTTGATACAGAATGGCTTGAAAAAAATGTAAGTGAGATTATCAATATTCTTGAAATTGATTCGCTTCTAACAATTCCTGTATCATTACCATTTATGAAAGTAGGAATGCCATTATCAGAAGAAGAGTTATTGAGAGTTCTAAAGATAGTTTCTAAAAATAAAGAGAGTGATTTTGGTTCAGTTGATCCTTCTGCAATATTGAGAGGAGATAATGTGATTGATGAATACAACGTTTTGTTAGATGAAGATAAAAAAACAGAAAATAAAGGACTAATGCCTGAAGCAATAGGAATTCAAACGCCGTCCACAAGAAATGTTGATGAAACAACCATTTATGATATGAGTTTGATAAATGGATTAAAAACAAAATTCAAAGAATGGAAAACAGGTTGGAAAGAACAACATTTGAGTTCAGGAGATGAATTTGATGAGGAGAATTACATAGAAGGAAATGAACCATTCTTTACAGACATAAAAAAATCAATTAAAACTAAAATTGTCATATTATTGGATCATTCATCAAGTATTTCTTCAGATGCAATTGAGTACAAAAAAGCAACACTAGCACTTTGCGAAGTGCTAGCGTATCTAAAAGTAAAATTTGCAGTTTATGCATTTAGTACAGAAAACAGATCAGTAGTATGTTGGTCCATAAAACCAGACAACATGAAATGGAACAATGTTACTGCAAAGAGATTAGCTCAAATTGTTGCAAATGGCTCAACACCTCTAGCAGAAGTATATGACAAAATGTTTCCAGTTTTGCAATCAAAGAGACCAGATATTTTCCTGACATTGACTGATGGAGAACCATCAGACCCAGACGCAGTTAGAAACATGACAAAATCACTAAAGGGATTAGGCATAAGCATGGCAGCCCTAGGCCTTGGTCCAAATACAGTAAGGGCTACAACTATTGCAAATAATCTAAGACATTTAGGATATGAAAAAACTATGGCAGTAAGCCGTCTAAGAGACATTCCAAACAAGGTCATCAAAATTTTAGATATCTAA